The Mercurialis annua linkage group LG7, ddMerAnnu1.2, whole genome shotgun sequence genome includes the window CCCTTTCACTGTCTCTGTCTGTGTTGAAGAAGAATTTAGGTAGTTAATGAGaatatttttgtgaaatttgGGCGTTTAGAAACAATCTTTTTTGTCCTACTACGTCCCTTTATGTCCAGATTCTAATTGATACACCCGCTATTTTTACATTTGAAGAGGCAACCTTCTAATTTCCATAAGGGCTTCTATTTCCACTTTTGTTGGTTTTCTCTACCCGGGCATATCAATAAATTATGGAAAATCATACATATACTAATTAGGGGGCTTTCtatggttatttttttttaaataaactttattttgttcACTTATTACGATTGGATGAATTTCCATCACATTCATTAAATGGTCGAATGAATAAAATAAGTACAGTCTTCCCACTAATGCACTAtgaattttttcaaaatctattttaatatttgaaatcttACCTTTTTTTAGTTAGCTTTTCAAACaactgattttaataatttttcagtCAGTAGACTACTAATGTGGTCGCAAATAAATATGAACTATACtgataaattactattttaatttcacGCATATCATTTCTACgtattactatatttttttattaacataacaataaaatttaaaaaagtatgGGGGGGTTTAAATTTAAGCACAAACACAAATGAATTTTAAGCAAAAACGTACAATAGTTTGGGTACCTAAAGATCAATTATCTAGAAATTGTGCATGTTCATCCCTTAGGTGCCGTGTTAATGTTTTTATCATCACCTTTCTTCTcttctaatattaaaaattatatgtcaatttcatagaaataaaatatcttctaattatattaattgtatatacTAGAGACTCCCATTCTTGCTTCATATGATATGACCGTTGAAGTTTTCACACTTGATGCTAATTTTccttagtaatttatttttcctGGAAAATAATTATCCCATTTCGTTTTCTGCATCAGTCGATTTCTTGTGCTGTAAGTATTAAGGAGAAGAAAAATTAACACCATTCGAGTTTCCAATTGATGATTATGACTTTAATCCATATCTAATCTTGATCGTCCATTTTGTTGATAAGGTTAAAATGAATAGTAGCtgcatattatattataaataaacaataaataatcaattttcTTTCCATATTAAATACTCACCACTCTAAAAAAATATCCATCTCCCGCTACAATTGTTcactttaatattaattttttgtattgtctttatttttttatgaataggtTACTTTCATAAAACAATATATCAGCCAAAACATATTGAATAATATGAAGGGACAGCCCTCCTTCAAACGTGAACGGAAGGCGGAATCAGTGACGTATCCAGAATTTTAACATAGTAGGGTTAAATTGCAATATGTAATATATGAAGTAGGCAATCTTAAAAATTAAGGggggttaaattgtaaaaaataaaaaaattggtgcTAATGttaacaattttgaaattttagaaagGGTTATGATACTGCCATGCCTCCCCCTATTTCCGTCATTATGCGGAAGCCAGCATGGGAGAAGCGGTGGCGATTAAAGATGATATTGCAATGATATTAGCTTAATAGTTCAGGATAATGTTAGCTTACTTGAGAATGAGGAGTATGATACTCTCATACCTTCCCCTATTTCCGTCATTGGGCGGAAGTCAGCATGGGAGAAGCGGTAGCGATTAGAGATAATATTGCAATGATATAAGCTTAATTGTCCAGGACAGTGTTAGCTTACCTGAGAATGAGGAGTGTACGAAAATTGTGTCGAAATTGGATTGTAATTTGAAGCAGGacacattttaattaaaaaaaaattaaaatatatacattaaaactatatatattttttataaaacattttacTCAAATCAAATTAAGTTTTGAAAAACTATCAGAATTTTATTGGATTCAATATGGTTTAAATTGAATGCACATTCCTACCTtgattaatcaatttttttctctAATCGTCACATTCTATCTCTTGTTCggttaataaaacatttttattcTCTTGCCCATACTTATACTTATACAGTTATAAATATACTTATACTTTGTACATGCTGATACTAGTGTTAAATAAAGTTGCATTTGGGTATCATTTGGCATGAATTTACACCACATTTAACTTCTATATAACAGAGCCAATTCATTGAATAACTCaggaaaaatattataaggttaGTAAGGTAGCATAATCCTTGGAGTTGCTAGCTTACTTTCCTAATAATCCTCAACACCAAGTTAATTAATCTCTACATAATCCTCCATTAATCCTTACAATCTCTCAACTAAAAATGGCGCCTCAGGTGCCGGTGGACGTGTTTTCCGGCAACGGAAAGGTCTGTACAAAGTACTCGAAAAGGGCATACGTGACATTTTTAGCTGGAAATGGTGATTATGTGAAAGGTGTGGTTGGATTGGCTAAGGGTTTAAGAAAGGCTAAAAGTGCATATCCTCTTGTTGTTGCAATCTTAGGCGATGTTCCTGAAGCACACCGTCAAATATTGAGGTCTCAAGGGTGTATAGTTCATGAGATTGAGCCTATTTATCCACCTAAAAATCAAGTTCAATTTGCCATGCCTTATTATGTCATCAACTATTCCAAGCTCCGGATTTGGAATGtaagtaaattgtatattttcttTGATGAAATtacattactttttaaaatatataattgagGAGAGATGCATAATGAATTTTCAAGTGAAAATTACAtatataaacaattttttttcaaaaccaaaaGTATATAAGTTAGGTGTATTATACCCAACAGCTGAATTTTAAAACAggtgaaattattttatatattcataGGTTTGACCATTTTGATATGtgtccttttaaaaaaattagacagTTCAATTCCGTCAATTTGGCGAGTTGGAACAGTTTTTTTCCCAATATCAATTCAATTACAGCTATGAAGTTTCTCTTTACTAGCCGGAAAAATTAAGTAAATCCGTATAAGCAATTCACGTTTGATCAAACACGTTCTGGATATATTTGTCTCAATTcgcaaaattaacaaaataacacgtccaatttttttaaggaaACATCTGTCATAAACGGTTAaaattatagatatataaaattattttgcctTTAAAATATAGTTTATAGTAGTTGATAtgtgttaatttttaatttaagtatGGTTGAGAATTTTTCATAATCATTTTCTCTATTAACTTGTGTCATAAGTTACCTGTGATGGGTGTCAAGTGCTTTATAACTATATACATGTAGTTAAAAGATGACTATTGATAATTACTGTTTGTTCATGTTACAGTTTTTGGAGTACAGCAAGATGATATATTTGGATGCTGATATTCAAGTGTTTGAAAATATAGATCACCTCTTCGACATGCCCGATGGCTACTTATATGCGAGCATGGACTGCTTCTGTGAGAAAACATGGAGCCATTCTCCTCAGTACCAAATTGGCTACTGTCAACAGTGCCCACGTAGGGTTCCATGGCCGGCAGAAATGGGATCTCCTCCTCCTTTGTACTTTAACGCCGGAATGTTTGTTTTCGAGCCTAGCCGATTGACTTATGAGGACCTTCTTCACACTCTTGAGCTCACAGCACCAACACCCTTTGCTGAACAAGTATATATTTACACCCTAACCTAAATAATCACCACAgcggattaattttttttttttgcaattaattaACTATAGTCTTTTTACAAAACGCTTACCACCATTTCATTTTTACATTAAAGGAGATTACTATAACAATTCATGTGAAAATTTGCTTGTGCGGCCACAAAAACTTGCATGGTAATCCAACGTGTTTGTTGTCGGATGAGCAATTTTTGTATTGAAATACTACAATAGCCTCCATTGatgtaaaattgaaaatttaattaatagaaTATAACAAATGAGACAATACTAATCATTCTGTAAAAGGCTTGTAGTTTAGCAACCACGTAAAACTTTAACTCTCACCATAACACTTAATCATAATAACTAGAATAATGATGAATGTATCAATGGACAAACCAACGTAGAATGTGTAGTAGACATTTATTCatcttataaaattaaatttttaaataaaaactattaaaataataaaatatataactctTTATATTTTGTccatcttataaaaaaattatggtcTGCCGCTGAATGTATATTAACAAATCCGTGCTTATTGGTTTCTAAATactgaaacaaaaacaaaaaaatgacagGATTTCTTGAACATGTTCTTCGAGAAGACATACAAGCCAATTCCTCTGGTTTACAATCTGGTTTTAGCCATGTTATGGCAACACCCCGAGAACGTAGATGTCGAAAAGGTTAAGGCTGCCCATTACTGTGCTGCTGTAAGTAGTTTCTATACCATCTTTTGTTACTTCAACCAATTAACATCACTAAATCAACTTTTTGTTACttaataaatgtttaaaatgcatAATCTgttaattaatgtttttcattttgttttaattttaaataaatatagggGTCAAAACCATGGAGGTACACAGGCAAAGAAGCCAACATGGACAGAGAGGATATCAAGATGCTAGTTGCAAAATGGTGGGATATATATAACGACGAGTCGCTTGATTTTAAGCCTGAAATTTCAGTTCAGGGAGAAGAAGAAACTCTCTCGCCGAGAACATCAATTATGGCTTCCATGCCTGAGCCTGCTATTTCTTACATTCCTGCACCTACTGCTGCTTAAACATAATTATACTGCCATAagagtatataattttaaaaaaaaaaattggtgtcATCCTAtatctttttttctatttaatgcttatatattatatactttttttCAGTTGACTACTCGTTCGACTTTTGATACACAAAATATGTATAGTTTTTGGACAAAAGGATGTATAACTTTTGCttgaattatattaatataatcatTGGGGGTAGTATATCTGAAATTGATGAGATATTTTTCTGCAATTATAATGGAAAATCTTAAAGTGGTAAGTAgaatgtgaacctgatatgcATTTTGCTGAAGGCCCTCCTGACTTTATCAGTCCAAGTAATCGAACAAATTATCACTTTCATCGTCGCCTTCTTCGTATTCCTTGTCGTGAAAGTTCGAATTCCAGCTGCAGTCGTCTTCAAAAAGAGAAGGTGCTGCTGCCATTTCTGTGCTTTTCCGGGACTTCCTGTCGTTTGTATTTATAACTGAAATGATCTTCTCTTTAATACAATTTTCAACAGTTTCCTCTTTGATTTCCTTAGTCTGCAAACCAAGAAGAGAAAAACATTCTTCTTGGAAGTCTGAATCGTTGGATGTCAAAATGAGTCCCGCAATTGACTTTGCTAGATCAGGAGCATAACTGCGAATCTGAGAATGACGGAAATTCCAAAACTTCAAGTCCGGTGTGTATACAAAGATTACCAAGCAAAAGATATCTACATTTTTAGAATGCTAACACTAAACAGAGACTTGATGACTACTACTAGCAGAGAATCACTAgttatagcaatataagcattTCAATTTGCATGTGATGTGGATGTTAACTATAATTTGTTCCATTTATGTA containing:
- the LOC126655497 gene encoding galactinol synthase 1, giving the protein MAPQVPVDVFSGNGKVCTKYSKRAYVTFLAGNGDYVKGVVGLAKGLRKAKSAYPLVVAILGDVPEAHRQILRSQGCIVHEIEPIYPPKNQVQFAMPYYVINYSKLRIWNFLEYSKMIYLDADIQVFENIDHLFDMPDGYLYASMDCFCEKTWSHSPQYQIGYCQQCPRRVPWPAEMGSPPPLYFNAGMFVFEPSRLTYEDLLHTLELTAPTPFAEQDFLNMFFEKTYKPIPLVYNLVLAMLWQHPENVDVEKVKAAHYCAAGSKPWRYTGKEANMDREDIKMLVAKWWDIYNDESLDFKPEISVQGEEETLSPRTSIMASMPEPAISYIPAPTAA